In Micromonospora inyonensis, the genomic window GAATGACCGAGCGCTGGGTCCTGCTCACCATGGCGGACCAGATACAGGAGCGTGCGAGCCACCGTAGTTGACCTCCAGTCGTGTCGATGCTTACACAGGCATGTCGAACGTCGGGTGGGCCCCGGTGTCGGGCATCAGCCGACGGAGGACATGCCGAAGACGTAGGACGGCGCGGGCAGAGCCACTCGCGGGCACCCTGTGTCGTCCTCGGTTTCGAGCGCAGGTCGGGTCCGCGCGAGTCAGGTTCGCGCTGTACGGCGGAACGTCGTTGGGCTGGGCACCGGTGCCGACATCCGTAAAGTAGTCCTGTCATAGCGTTACTTCTGGAGGCGTGATGGGTCGGACCCTCACGGCGGCGGTTCACCAGGAAGAAGACTGGTACGTCGCCCGCTGCCTGGAACTCGACGTGGCCAGTCAGGGCGGAACGCTCGAGGAGGCGCTGACGAATCTGCGCGAGGCCGTCGAGGTCTACCTGGACGAGGTGTCCCAACCAACGATCGAGGCAACGCCCCTGGTGACGTCCTTCCAGGTGGGAAGGGCTGCGTGAGTCCCCCCTCGCCGACCTTCCGCTTCGCAAGGTGCTGGACGCGCTGAAGCAGGCTGGGTTCGATCATGTACGGACCAAGGGCAGTCATGCCGTCTACCGGAATCCCGCCGGCAACGTGGTCGTGGTCCCGCAGCACGGCACGATCAAGCGGGGCACCCTGGCCTCGATACTCCGCCAGGCCCGGTCTGACCCCGGCGGAGTTCCTCGACCTGCTGCGCTGAGTCCGTCCGGCGGCGCGTTCAGAGCCGGAGTCGGGTAAGTCGGTCAGGCCAGGTGCCGCCGACGGCGATCAGTTCGGCGGTGCGGGTGTCGTCGTCGTGGCGGTCGAGGCGGATGTGCAGGTGCGACTCGGTCAGATGCTCGGCCAGGCCCTCCCCCCACTCGACCACGGTGACCGAGTCGTCCAGCGAGGCGTCCAGGTCGAGGTCGTCGATCTCGGCGCGCGGGTCGGTGGCGTCACCCAGGCGGTACGCGTCGGCGTGCACCAGGCCGATCGTCCCGCCGCGCGCCGGATCGGGCCGGTGCGCCCGGGCGATCACGAAGGTGGGCGAGGTGATGTCGCCCAGTACCCCGAGACCCGCGCCGATGCCCTGGGTGAGCGCGGTCTTGCCGGCCCCCAGCGGTCCGGTGAGCAGGACCAGGTCACCGGCGCGGAGCAGCCCGGCGAGCCGGCGGCCGAAGGCGTGCGTGTCGGCCAGGGTGGGCAGCGTCACGACGACCGTCACAGTTTCTTCACCGCGCACACCGCTCACCGGATCGCCGCCAGAATGCCCCGTTCTTCAGGGCGGGAGGGAATGGCGGTCCCACTGCCAATCATGATCAACCTTTCGGGTAGGTTTGTCCTATGCGGACGGCGTACCGGTGTCGGGCGTACCCCACCCCGGAACAGGCGGCGGTATTGAACCGCACGTTCGGATGCGTCCGCTTCGTCTGGAACCGCACCCTGGCCGCCCGGACCGCCCGCTGGCGCAC contains:
- a CDS encoding type II toxin-antitoxin system HicB family antitoxin gives rise to the protein MGRTLTAAVHQEEDWYVARCLELDVASQGGTLEEALTNLREAVEVYLDEVSQPTIEATPLVTSFQVGRAA
- a CDS encoding type II toxin-antitoxin system HicA family toxin → MLDALKQAGFDHVRTKGSHAVYRNPAGNVVVVPQHGTIKRGTLASILRQARSDPGGVPRPAALSPSGGAFRAGVG
- the tsaE gene encoding tRNA (adenosine(37)-N6)-threonylcarbamoyltransferase complex ATPase subunit type 1 TsaE, whose product is MTVVVTLPTLADTHAFGRRLAGLLRAGDLVLLTGPLGAGKTALTQGIGAGLGVLGDITSPTFVIARAHRPDPARGGTIGLVHADAYRLGDATDPRAEIDDLDLDASLDDSVTVVEWGEGLAEHLTESHLHIRLDRHDDDTRTAELIAVGGTWPDRLTRLRL